In Actinomycetota bacterium, the genomic window CGGGAATGGCGAACCGCTGGCGGAACTCAGACGCCTCGCCCAGCAGACCGGGGTTGAGGAACTCCATGATCGACCACAGGTCCGCCAGCCGGTTCTCCACCGGCGTCCCGGTGAGTGCCACCCGGCGCCGGGCCGGGATGGCGGCCACCGCCTGGGTCTGGCGTGACCCGCGGTTCTTGATGTTCTGTGCCTCGTCCAGCACCACCCGCCCCCAGGGGATATCCGATAACCGCTCCCGGTCCCGCACGGCCAGCGCATAGGTGGTGAGCACGAGGTCCGCACCGCCCGCCGCCTCTGCGAACTCCTTGCCGGCCAGGCGCTCGGTGCCGTGGTGTACGTGCACCCGCAGGGCGGGGGCGAACCGGCTGGCCTCCCGTTCCCAGTTGCTGACCAGGGACATCGGGCAGACCAGCAGCGTCGGCAGGGGCCGCCCGCGGCGCCTGCCCTCCCGCTCGGACAGCAGCAGGCTCAGGAGCTGGATGGTCTTCCCCAGACCCATGTCGTCGGCCAGGCAGGCGCCCAGCCCGAGGGCATCGTGGAACGCCAGCCAGGACAGCCCCCGCCGTTGGTAGGGCCGCAGGGTGGCGGCGAGGCCCTTCGGAATCCCCGCCTCCCGGTAGCGCCGGGGGCCCACGCCCGGGTCCGGACCCAGCAGGTCGGCGAGGGCTCCCTCCCCGATGACGCCCACCACGGGCAACCCGACGCCGGCCGGGCGGGCCCCCAGCCCGACGGCCATCGCCTCGGCAAGGCGCATCTCCCCCCGGTGCCGGTTCCCCCGGAAGAAGCGCAGGGCGGCGGCCACCTCGTCGCTGCGCAGCTCGACCCACCGGCCCCGGAGCTGGACCAGCGGGGCCTTGAGGGAGGCCAGCCGCTGCATCTCCGCCTCCGAGAGCGTCTCGTCACCGATGGCCACCTGCCACTCATAGGCGACGATGCCGGCGACGCCCAGCACCGACGGGGTGAGTGATCCCTCGCTCTTGGGGCGCAGGCTGAGCTTGACCCCCAGGCGGGCGGAGCGCTTCGACCACCAGGGCGGGACCAGCACGCCGAAGCCCGCCTGCTGGAGGAGCGGAGAGCCCTGCGCCAGGAAGGCGTAGGCATCGTCGGTGGCCAGATCGGAACCTGAGGGCCGGGCGGTGCGCAGCGCGGGCTGGAGGGCCGGGTACAGCCGGCTCGCCCGCCCGAGGCCCGCCAGCAGCGTCTCCTCGGGGTTCTGGGCTCCCGCTTCGCTGCCCCAGCCCGGCCCCCCGCTGGTGCGCCCGGCCCAGATCTGGGCGGCGGGCACCAGTACCGACCGGTCGTCGAGCGACTGCAGCAGGAACTCCAGCCGCCAGGGCGCCTCCAGCGCGGCTCCGGGTTCGGCCTCGGGTTCGGCTTCGGGGGCCTTGAGCCGGAAGCAGGTTCGCAGCCCCGACCGGGGCGGGGACAGCACCGGGCGGCTCCACGCTTCCAAGGTGGTGGCAAGGGAAGCGAACCCGGGAGCCCGCTTCCCCGCCGAGTCGGGCAGGGTCGGATCCTGCGCCCCGAGCCCCCGCACCCAGGCCCGGGCCACCCCGCCCTTCCGGCGAGCCGGCGCCCCGCCCCCAGCGCCGGTCGCCGAGCGGGCGAGGGCGTCGACCAGGTCGCCGAGCATTGAGGCCACGATGTCCGCCGGGGCACGCCCCGCAAGAGATCCGCCCACCGGCTCGGCCCGGCACACCGGCGGCATCGCCCGCATCAGGATCCCGATCGCCTCCCGGGCGTCGGGGGTCGCCGTCACGGCCAGCCACCGGGCAGCGGACGCTCCGTCGGCGGCGGCGGTGATCCTAGGAACCACCTGACCGCCGACCACCGTCGCCAGGGCCAGGTTGGCGATCTGGATGAGGAAGTCGAGCGACGCCCCGAGTGGGGTCCCTCGGTCCTCGACCCCGACTTCCTCCAGGGCGAGGAGCAGGCGGACCGCGGCCAACGGACCGGCGGCGAGCACGGGCACCTGCCAGGGGGCCAGGCCGACTGAGGTGCCAGGCTGCTGTTCGTCGACCGCCAGCAGCTCGGGCGAGGGCACTGGCCCGGATGGGGCCGTCGGCAGCAGCAGGGTGAGGGTCCCCGGGATGGCGGCCAGGGTCGTCCGGCCAGCCAGCCAGGCTGCCAGGAATTCAGTGCTGAGGGCAAAGGGGTGGGGCCGGGTCCGCGGGACCCGGGCGGGGCGGCCCCGCGGCCTGGACGCGGGCGCGACGGCAACGCCATCCTCGCCCCATAGGCAGAGTTGCCCGGCCGAGGACCAGAGCCCGTGGACTGCGATCACGCCGGAAGCGTACGCCGAGGCCGGTGGTGAAGGATTGGTGAAGCAGGAGCCCCCGGACCGTAGTTAGACGATGACCTCGAGCCCGGCCCCCCCACCCTCTGCCCGGGGGAGGTAGTCCCCCCAGGCCGCGGCCAGGCGCCGGATGCCCTCGGCCAGGACGTCAGCCGGGCGGGCGATGGTCAGGCGGATGTGGTCGTCGAACGAGAGGTCGCACGAGGTGGTCGGGCCGGGAAGGATCGCGACGCCCCGCTGCCTCGCCACGGTGGCCAACTCGCGGGCGCTGCCCGACGGCAGGCGTACCCAGAGCGTCAGGCTGCCCCTGGGCGCCGACCAGGACCAGGTGGGCAGCAGGTCATGCAAGTGGGATTCCACCAGGTGGAAGTTGGCGGTCGCCGACGCCCGGCGCTCCTCCCGTACCCGGTCGATCTCGGCGAGCAGGTGGAGCGAGATGATCTGGGAAGGCACCGACGTGCCGAGGTCCAGCATCGCCTTAGGGAGCCTGGGAGAGCCTGGGAGGGCCTGGGAGGGCCCAGGCCTCCACTGGCGCATGTCGACGGTGAGGTTCGGCGATCCCTAGCCCAACAACCCTTTCACCTCCGCCGACTTCACCATGATCCGCAGCTTCTCGGTGGCGTCCTCGGTGAGCGGGTCGCCGTGGCCGACACCGACGAACTCGGGGGCCAGGTCGATCATCTTGTGCAGCGAGTCCCGCTGCTCGTGCAGGTTCAGGTTGAACGCCGGCCAGCCGGGCGAGAACAGCGGGAACGTGGCGATGGCGTCGCCCGCCAGCAGGATCCTGCGCTCCGCCCACCAGAACGCCACGTGGCCGGGGGTGTGGCCCGGGGTGTGGATGACCTCCACGCTGCCGATCTTGGTGCCCTCCCGGATCGACTCGTCGATGGGGCACTTCGGTGCATGGCCGAAGCCCACGGCCGCACCGAACTGCAGGTAGTAGACCTTGGCGTAGGGGATCAACGGGCGCTGGGGCGTGATCGGCACCCGTTGCGCTTCCCGGTCACCGGCGATGATGTCCGCCTCCCAGGCGTGCGAGAGCACCGTCGCCCCGCTCAACTCCTTCAGCATGGCCAGCCCGCCGATGTGCGAGCGGTGGGCATGGGAGATGACGATGTGCTTGAGGTCGGTGACCTGCCGGCCCATCGCCTTGATCTCGGCGAGGACGCGGTGGGCGTCGGTGTCAAACAAGGTGTCAAACAGAGTCAGGCCCGCCGGGTCGTCGAGCAAGAAGGCGTGGACATTGCCACCCTTGTGCTGCCACATGACCCGGACGCCTTCCGCGGTGCCCACGGACGGCATTCTATGGTCACCCTATGTGAGGATCAACCGTTTTCAGAAGGCAAGGTGCGGCTGGCGAGAGGGTTCGCCACTGCTTGTGCATGACTGAGCACCGTCTGGGTGTTCGGACAGGCACAAATATGGCCCTGGACCGGCCCCGAGCCCGCCCTCAGCCCCGGCCCCCCGGCGCCACCGCCACAATCGGCTCCGGCGGCGGGTTGCCCCCCAGCGACCCCTGGAAGGGGGAACTCGAGAAGTCGAAGATCCCGCCGTCGGTCGCCACCATGAGGTAGCCGTCGCCGTAGGCCACCATGCCCACCACCGGCTGGTTGAGCCGGGTGCCGCCCATCGAGCCGAGGAACGGGGGGCCGAAGGCGAAGATGCCGCCGTCGGAGGCCACCAACCAGTACCCGGGCCCTGCCGGGTTCGGCGCCAGGCCCACCACCGGCCGGTTCAGGTGCCGGCCACCCATCGACCCGGCGAAGGTGGCGTCGCCGAAGGTGAAGATGCCCCCGTCGCTGGCCACCATGTAGTACCCGTTGCCCGACGGCGTCGCCACCGATCCGATCACCGGCGCGTTCAGGCGCACCGTGCTCATGTCGCCCAGGAAGGTGGCGTCGCCGTAGGGGACGGCCCGCCCCAGCGAGGTGAACAGCCAGTAGCCCTTCCCATCGGCCGTCCCGGAGATGCTCGTCACCGTTTCGCCTTTGCCGAGGGCCGGGGCATCGCCGTAGGTGCTGGCGTCGCCACAGGTGTAGACGTGGCCCGCCGTGTCCACCAGCCAGTAGCCCTGCCCGTCCGGTGTGCTCACCATGTCTGCTGCCACCGTCCCGACCACCACGGTCGGGGCCGTGCCGCACTGCACGGGGCCGAAGTTGTAGACGAAGCCGTCCCGGCGGAGCAGCCAGTAGCCGGGGGCCGGATTGATCATCCAGAGGTAGCTCGCTTGGGCCACCGCGCCTCCGGGGTCGCTCACCGTCACAGTGAAGGTGTGCGTCCCGTTGCTGAGGCCGGTGTAGGCGACGGGCGTGGTGCACGTCGCAATGGGGTTGGAGTCCAGCTGGCACACGGTGGTGAGCGGCGTGTTGGGGAAGTTGTCGTCCAGGGTGGTGAAGGCGAAGGATCCGGTGGACGAGGCGGAGGGGTTGGGCGGCTGGTCGGTGATCGTGACCTGGGGCCCGGTGGCGGCGCGCACCGCTCCGGCCGCGCCCAGGAGGGGGATCTGGAGCATCAGGAGCCCGACCGCCAAGACCGCACCGGCGAGGGTCAGGCGCCGCCGGTACCGGACCAGCTTGTTCGGTGGGTGGTTCGTCATGCCCGGGTAACTCTACCTACGGACGCCCGGATGGGGAACCCCCCTCCGCGGCACCCCTCTACCGCAGAGCGGCTACCGCAGAGCGGCCTCGATGAGCGAAGTGAGCGCCTCCGGGTTGGCCAGGGCGTCGGCGCTGAAGACCGAGGGCGGGGCCATCCCCATCAGGATCCGCCGGACCGGGACCTCCACCTTCTTCCCGTTCAGCGTCCGGGGGATGGCCGCCACCGCCAGGATGCGGTCGGGCACGTGGCGGGGCGACAGCTGGATGCGGAGCCGGTCCCGGATCCGGGCGCACAGATCGGCATCCGCCACCACGCCGCGGGCGGGGACGACGAACAGCAGCAGCTCGCCCGCCTGGTCGAGGCCGCCCGTGTCCACCACCAGGCTGTCGGCCACCTCCGCCAGGTCTTCGACGACGGCGTAGAACTCGGCGGTCCCCATCCGCACGCCGCCCCGGTTCAGCGTGGCGTCCGACCGCCCCGAGATGATGCAGCTGCCCCGCTCGGTGATCGTGATCCAGTCGCCGTGGCGCCACACGCCCGGGTAGGTCTCGAAATAGCTCTCCCGGTAGCGGTGCTGCCCGGGGTCGTTCCAGAAACCGGTGGGCATCGAGGGCATCGGCTCCGTCACCACCAGCTCGCCCACCGACCCCACCAGCGGGTGCCCTCCCGGGTCGAATGCCTCGACGGCCGCCCCGAGCATCCGGCACTGGATCTCGCCGGCGTGGACGGGCAGCAGCGGGCACGAGCCGACGAACGCGGTGCACACGTCGGTGCCCCCGCTCACCGACCCGAGGGCCAGGTCCGGGTGGACCGCCTCGTACACCCACCGGAACCCCTCGGCGGGCAGCGGCGCCCCGGTCGAGCCCAGGCTGCGCACCGCCGACAGGTCGAACGTCGTTCCGGGGCGCAGGCCCGCCTTCAGGCACGCGGTCAGGTAGGGGGCGCTGGCCCCGAAGTACGTGATCCCGGTTGCTTCGCTCAGCCGCCACAACGCGCCGAGATCGGGGTACGCCGGGCTGCCGTCGTACAGCACGACGGTGGAGCCCACCAGCAGGCCGCCCACGAGCAGGTTCCACATCATCCAGCCCGTGGTGGTGAACCAGAAGAAGCGGTCGCCCTCGCCCAGGTCCATGTGCAGCGCCAGGGCCTTCAGGTGTTCGAGCAGGATCCCGCCGTGACCCTGGACGATTGCCTTGGGCGCCCCGGTGGTCCCCGACGAGTACAGGATCCACAGCGGGTGGTCGAACGCCACCGGCTCGAAGGCCGGCTCGCCCCCGCGGGCGCTGCCCGGCAGCGAACCCCAGTCCACGACGGCGTCCCCCGCGGACCACGACCCGAGCACGGGCACCCCGACCACCGCCTGCAGCGACGGGAGCTGGCGACGGATCTCCGCCACCTCTGCCCGGCGGTCGTGGTCGCGGCCACCGTACCGATACCCGTCGCATGCGACGAGTATGGTCGGCTCGATCTGGCGGAACCGATCTACGACGCTGCGGGTGCCGAACTCGGGCGCGCAGGCTGACCACACCGCGCCGAGCGATGCCGTGGCCAGGAAGGCGACGACGGCTTCGGTGATGTTGGGCAGGTACGCCGCCACCCGGTCCCCCCGCCCGACGCCGAGGCTCCGCAAGGCCCCCGCGGCCGCAGCCACCTGGGCGGCCAGCTCGTCCCGGGACAGGGTGGCGAGCGTGCCCGCCTCGGAAGCTGCCACCACGGCGGGGGCACCGCCCCGCCGGGCGAGGGCGTGCTCGGCATAGTTCAGGGTGGCGCCCGGGAACCATGCCGCCCCCGGCATCGATGACGACCCCAGGACCCGCTCGTACGGGCGGTGCGCGAAGACCTCGAAGTAGTCCCAGATCGAGGCCCAGAACGCATCGAGATCCGCCACCGACCAACGCCACGCCTCCTCGTAGGAGGGGAAGGCCAGCCCGCCGGCGGACGCCAGCCACGCCAGGTAGTTCGCCATGGCCGAGGACGCCACCCGCTCGTCCGACGGTGTCCACAGCGGGGGGTCATTCACCCCCCGGTGGCCCCCATCGGGGCACCCACCGGGTTGCGCAGGACGCCGATGCCTTCGATCTCCAGCTCCACCACGTCGCCCGGTGCCAGCCGCCGGCCGAGGTCCAGCCCGCAGCACCCGCCCGGGGTCCCCGACCCGTAGACGTCGCCGGCCTCGACGCCCTCTCCGGCGGAGACGTGGGCGATCATCTCGGCCCAGCTCCAGCGGGCCTCAGACGACCGTCCCCGGCCCCACTCCTCGCCGTTCACCCGGCACGCCATGGCCAGGTCGGGCTGGGCCCCCAGCTCGTCCGCGGTGACGATGCACGGCCCGAGCCCGGTGCAGAAGTCCTTGGCCTTGGCCGGGCCGAGCCAGGTGGTGGCCTCCTTGGCCTGCATGTCCCGGGCGGAGAAGTCGTTCAGGACGCTGAAGCCGAAGATGTGGCCCGGGGCGTCGGGGACCGCGATGTCCGTGCCCGGCCGCCCGACGATCATCGCCATCTCCAGCTCGAAGTCGAGATGTGTGGTGTAGGAGGGCCACGGGCAGGTCTCCTCGGGGCCGATCATCCGGCGGTGATTGCCCTTGTAGTACACCGGCGCCTCGTACCAGTAGGCGGGGACCTCGCTGCCCCGGCGTTCCGCCCCCTGGCGCACATGGCTTTCGAAGGCGAGGAAGTCGCGGAGGGAGGCGAGGCGGTCCAGGGGGCACACCCAGCGGAAGCCCGGGGCGCCCTGCCACACCGTCGGCTCCTCGGGCGATGCGGCGATCAGGGACCGGACCGCCTCCCAGGCCTCCGGCCCGGCCTCGATGAGGGTGGCCACCGACCACAGGTAGGGCGGGACCTCGTCCTCACCGGTCGCCAGCGACCAGGCCACCACGAGGTCCAGTGGCCCCCCGCCGGGCACCGCCACCGCGACGCGCGGCGAGGGCAGGGCATCGTTGCGGTACCGCCAGATCCGCATGGCGGTGTCGAAACTAGTCGAGCAGCCCCATCCCTGCTGCCCACGAGGTGGTGTACTCCTTGATCTCGGCGCCGTCCAGAGCCGGATCCACCGCCAGTGGCCGGCGGGTCTCCACCATCACGGCCACCTCGTCAGTGCGCTGCTTGGTCTTCGCGGCGGCGATAGCGGCGGGCTGCGGGCCGTGAGGGATCCCTTGTGGGTGGTGGGTCAGGAAGCCTTCACCGATTCCAGCTCGTGAGAAAAAGCTGCCGGCGTGGTAGAAGAGCACCTCGTCGGCGTCGATGTTGGCGTGGTAGAACGGCACCTTCAGCACGGCCGGGTCCTCCTCCAGAGGACGGGGGACGAACGAGCAGATGACGAATCCCTCGTTGGCGAACGTGCAGTGCGCCGACGGCGGCATGTGGTAGCTGGGCGAGTAGACCGGGCGGTGGTCGAGGATGTTCAGCCGCACCGGGCAGAGGTCGCCCTGCCAGCCGACCACGTCGAGCGGGTGCCAGGCGAACCAGGCCGAAGTCCACGTGCCGTCCCGCTTGATGCGCACCTCGAAGGAGCCGGCCTCGTCGTGCGGGCAGGGCTCGGGCACCTCCAGCATGCCGGGGTCGAACTGGGCGTGGCGTCCCATGAGGCCCCGATCGGGGAGGTGGTACTCGCCGGTGCCCTCGATGACGAACAGGAACGCCTCCGACTCTGGCACGATCCGGTGCGTGGTCCCCTTCGGGAGGACGACGTAGTCGCCCGGCCGGTAGCGCAGCGGCCCGTAGTCGGTCTCGACGACGCCTTCGCCCCGGTGCACGAAGTAGCACACGTCCCCGTCGGCGTCCCGGAGGAAGTAGGGCATCGGCGCACGGCGCCGGGAGACGAAAAGGCGGACGTCCTCGTTGCCCGCCACCAGTGCCCAGCCGCCCTTCGGATCGGCGGCGTCGGCCGGGGTCACCCGGTTGAGGTCGAAGGCCCGCGGCCGGAGCGGGCCCTCGATGCGCACCCAGGCGGTCGGTGGGTGGGTGCGGTACAGGTGTGAGGAGCGCCCGAAGAACGTCTCCCGGCCGTGCTCCTCCTCGAAGGTGCCCTCGGGTATGGCAACGTGCGCCTGCCGGGTGACGATCCCCTTGGAGAAGACGGGGTCCACTAGAGGGCGTCCATTACAGGTTGCCCCGGAGGGCCTGCTCCCGCTCGATGGCTTCGAAGAGGGCCTTGAAGTTGCCCGCCCCGAAGCCCAGCGAGCCATGCCGCTCGATGATCTCCAGGAAGAACGTCGGCCGGTCCTGGAGGGGGGCGGTGAAGATCTGCAGCAGGTAGCCGTCGTCGTCGCTGTCGACCAGGATGGCGTTGTCCTGCAACGGTTGCAGGTGCTCGGCGACCTCGGGAACCCGGAGCACGGCGTCGTCGTAGTAATGGTCCGGCACCCCGAGGAACGGCACGCCCGCCGCCCGCATGGCGGCGACGGCGGCCACGATGTCGTCGGTCTGCAGGGCGATGTGCTGCACCCCCGGGGTGCCGTAGTACTCCAGATACTCCTCGATCTGCGATTTGCGCCGCCCGGCGGCGGGCTCGTTGATCGGCAGCTTGATCTTGCCCTTGCCGTCCCACAGCACCTTGGACATGAGGGCGGAGTACTCCGTCGAGATGTCGGCCTCGGAGAAGTGCAGCATCTCGGCGAAGCCCATCACCGCCTCGTAGAAGGCGACCCACTCGTCCATGCGGCCCAGCTCGACGTTGCCCACGACGTGGTCGATGCTGCGGATGCCCAGGTCGGGCGTTGGCAGGCTGGGCTGCACGGGTTGGAAGCCGGGCAGGAACACGCCCCGGTAGTCGTCCCGGGAGATGAGCGAGTGCACCGTGTCGCCGTAGGTGCCGATCGACGCCCGCACGACGGTGCCGTGCTCATCCTCGATCTTCTCGGGCAGGGCGACGCTGGTCGCCCCCCGCTCCAGGGCGGTCCAGTAGGCCGCCTCGGCGTCGGGGACGGTGAAGGCGAC contains:
- a CDS encoding homogentisate 1,2-dioxygenase, with product MDPVFSKGIVTRQAHVAIPEGTFEEEHGRETFFGRSSHLYRTHPPTAWVRIEGPLRPRAFDLNRVTPADAADPKGGWALVAGNEDVRLFVSRRRAPMPYFLRDADGDVCYFVHRGEGVVETDYGPLRYRPGDYVVLPKGTTHRIVPESEAFLFVIEGTGEYHLPDRGLMGRHAQFDPGMLEVPEPCPHDEAGSFEVRIKRDGTWTSAWFAWHPLDVVGWQGDLCPVRLNILDHRPVYSPSYHMPPSAHCTFANEGFVICSFVPRPLEEDPAVLKVPFYHANIDADEVLFYHAGSFFSRAGIGEGFLTHHPQGIPHGPQPAAIAAAKTKQRTDEVAVMVETRRPLAVDPALDGAEIKEYTTSWAAGMGLLD
- the hppD gene encoding 4-hydroxyphenylpyruvate dioxygenase → MDDAFPILGVDHVEFYVGNAWQAAQFYRALGFTPVAHRGLETGSRDRASWCVRQGDATFVFTGALGAAGEIADHVRHHGDGVRDVAFTVPDAEAAYWTALERGATSVALPEKIEDEHGTVVRASIGTYGDTVHSLISRDDYRGVFLPGFQPVQPSLPTPDLGIRSIDHVVGNVELGRMDEWVAFYEAVMGFAEMLHFSEADISTEYSALMSKVLWDGKGKIKLPINEPAAGRRKSQIEEYLEYYGTPGVQHIALQTDDIVAAVAAMRAAGVPFLGVPDHYYDDAVLRVPEVAEHLQPLQDNAILVDSDDDGYLLQIFTAPLQDRPTFFLEIIERHGSLGFGAGNFKALFEAIEREQALRGNL
- a CDS encoding acetoacetate--CoA ligase; amino-acid sequence: MWTPSDERVASSAMANYLAWLASAGGLAFPSYEEAWRWSVADLDAFWASIWDYFEVFAHRPYERVLGSSSMPGAAWFPGATLNYAEHALARRGGAPAVVAASEAGTLATLSRDELAAQVAAAAGALRSLGVGRGDRVAAYLPNITEAVVAFLATASLGAVWSACAPEFGTRSVVDRFRQIEPTILVACDGYRYGGRDHDRRAEVAEIRRQLPSLQAVVGVPVLGSWSAGDAVVDWGSLPGSARGGEPAFEPVAFDHPLWILYSSGTTGAPKAIVQGHGGILLEHLKALALHMDLGEGDRFFWFTTTGWMMWNLLVGGLLVGSTVVLYDGSPAYPDLGALWRLSEATGITYFGASAPYLTACLKAGLRPGTTFDLSAVRSLGSTGAPLPAEGFRWVYEAVHPDLALGSVSGGTDVCTAFVGSCPLLPVHAGEIQCRMLGAAVEAFDPGGHPLVGSVGELVVTEPMPSMPTGFWNDPGQHRYRESYFETYPGVWRHGDWITITERGSCIISGRSDATLNRGGVRMGTAEFYAVVEDLAEVADSLVVDTGGLDQAGELLLFVVPARGVVADADLCARIRDRLRIQLSPRHVPDRILAVAAIPRTLNGKKVEVPVRRILMGMAPPSVFSADALANPEALTSLIEAALR
- a CDS encoding DEAD/DEAH box helicase, encoding MIAVHGLWSSAGQLCLWGEDGVAVAPASRPRGRPARVPRTRPHPFALSTEFLAAWLAGRTTLAAIPGTLTLLLPTAPSGPVPSPELLAVDEQQPGTSVGLAPWQVPVLAAGPLAAVRLLLALEEVGVEDRGTPLGASLDFLIQIANLALATVVGGQVVPRITAAADGASAARWLAVTATPDAREAIGILMRAMPPVCRAEPVGGSLAGRAPADIVASMLGDLVDALARSATGAGGGAPARRKGGVARAWVRGLGAQDPTLPDSAGKRAPGFASLATTLEAWSRPVLSPPRSGLRTCFRLKAPEAEPEAEPGAALEAPWRLEFLLQSLDDRSVLVPAAQIWAGRTSGGPGWGSEAGAQNPEETLLAGLGRASRLYPALQPALRTARPSGSDLATDDAYAFLAQGSPLLQQAGFGVLVPPWWSKRSARLGVKLSLRPKSEGSLTPSVLGVAGIVAYEWQVAIGDETLSEAEMQRLASLKAPLVQLRGRWVELRSDEVAAALRFFRGNRHRGEMRLAEAMAVGLGARPAGVGLPVVGVIGEGALADLLGPDPGVGPRRYREAGIPKGLAATLRPYQRRGLSWLAFHDALGLGACLADDMGLGKTIQLLSLLLSEREGRRRGRPLPTLLVCPMSLVSNWEREASRFAPALRVHVHHGTERLAGKEFAEAAGGADLVLTTYALAVRDRERLSDIPWGRVVLDEAQNIKNRGSRQTQAVAAIPARRRVALTGTPVENRLADLWSIMEFLNPGLLGEASEFRQRFAIPVERFGDEDAAERLKRLTGPFILRRLKTDRDIIADLPDKVEMKVFCNLTREQATLYQAVVDDMLRQVEDSEGIQRKGLILATMTRLKQVCNHPAHLLGDRSPLPGRSGKLARLEEILEEVVAAGEKALCFTQFAEMGTRLRPYLRERLGREVAFLHGGTPKPARDEMVARFQGDAGPPVFLLSLKAGGTGLNLTAANHVIHFDRWWNPAVENQATDRAFRIGQRRDVQVRKFICAGTLEERIDKMIERKQALAERIVGAGEAWLTELSADQLRDLIALDADAVSEG
- a CDS encoding MBL fold metallo-hydrolase: MGTAEGVRVMWQHKGGNVHAFLLDDPAGLTLFDTLFDTDAHRVLAEIKAMGRQVTDLKHIVISHAHRSHIGGLAMLKELSGATVLSHAWEADIIAGDREAQRVPITPQRPLIPYAKVYYLQFGAAVGFGHAPKCPIDESIREGTKIGSVEVIHTPGHTPGHVAFWWAERRILLAGDAIATFPLFSPGWPAFNLNLHEQRDSLHKMIDLAPEFVGVGHGDPLTEDATEKLRIMVKSAEVKGLLG
- a CDS encoding fumarylacetoacetate hydrolase family protein: MRIWRYRNDALPSPRVAVAVPGGGPLDLVVAWSLATGEDEVPPYLWSVATLIEAGPEAWEAVRSLIAASPEEPTVWQGAPGFRWVCPLDRLASLRDFLAFESHVRQGAERRGSEVPAYWYEAPVYYKGNHRRMIGPEETCPWPSYTTHLDFELEMAMIVGRPGTDIAVPDAPGHIFGFSVLNDFSARDMQAKEATTWLGPAKAKDFCTGLGPCIVTADELGAQPDLAMACRVNGEEWGRGRSSEARWSWAEMIAHVSAGEGVEAGDVYGSGTPGGCCGLDLGRRLAPGDVVELEIEGIGVLRNPVGAPMGATGG